The Armatimonadota bacterium genome has a segment encoding these proteins:
- a CDS encoding M20 family metallopeptidase — MKPLAPDALSELIDTRRDLHAHPEIGFNEVRTSGIVADRLRALGIDVKTGVAKTGVVGLLRGASPGSTVMLRADMDCLPIMEANDVPYRSQNPGLMHACGHDAHTAILLSTARVLAERRETLKGSVKFIFQPAEEHPGGARPMIEEGVLEEPHVDACFGLHVENDLPCGQVGVVDGPCMANTGVWEANIVGKGGHGAAPESTVDPIVAAAHCVTALQSVVARNVDPLDSAVVTVGMFHAGQAMNIIPANAVLTGTIRSYREEVHTLLERRVEEIVRGVAGSLGATVEWSYTRGYPATVNDPAMCDLVRSVAGDIVGSGNVLKPNPTMGGEDMAYYLRERPGCFFWLGSRAADKDASYPGHNPRFNIVEDCMPIGVNILVGVVDKYLADYA, encoded by the coding sequence ATGAAACCACTCGCCCCTGATGCCCTGTCCGAGCTTATCGACACACGCCGCGATCTTCACGCCCATCCGGAAATCGGCTTCAATGAAGTGCGGACCTCCGGAATTGTGGCCGACCGCCTGCGCGCGCTCGGCATCGACGTGAAAACCGGCGTGGCGAAGACCGGCGTCGTGGGGCTCTTGCGCGGAGCATCTCCCGGCAGCACCGTGATGCTGCGCGCCGACATGGACTGCCTCCCCATCATGGAAGCGAACGACGTGCCGTACAGGTCTCAGAATCCCGGCCTCATGCACGCCTGCGGCCACGACGCGCACACCGCGATCCTCCTTTCCACCGCCCGGGTCCTTGCCGAACGTCGCGAGACGCTCAAGGGCAGCGTCAAGTTCATCTTCCAGCCCGCGGAGGAACACCCGGGCGGCGCGCGCCCGATGATCGAAGAGGGGGTCCTCGAAGAACCGCATGTGGACGCGTGTTTCGGCCTCCACGTCGAGAACGACCTCCCGTGCGGCCAGGTGGGAGTGGTGGACGGGCCGTGTATGGCCAACACCGGTGTGTGGGAGGCCAACATCGTCGGCAAAGGCGGCCACGGCGCCGCGCCGGAATCCACGGTGGATCCGATCGTCGCGGCCGCCCACTGCGTAACCGCGCTGCAGAGCGTCGTCGCGCGGAACGTCGATCCGCTCGATTCAGCGGTGGTAACGGTCGGCATGTTCCATGCGGGCCAGGCTATGAACATCATCCCGGCCAACGCCGTGCTAACCGGCACCATCCGCTCGTATCGCGAAGAGGTCCACACGCTCCTGGAGCGGCGGGTGGAGGAAATCGTCCGCGGCGTGGCCGGCTCCCTCGGCGCGACGGTCGAATGGAGCTATACGCGGGGCTATCCGGCCACCGTCAACGATCCGGCGATGTGCGACCTGGTCCGTTCCGTCGCCGGCGATATCGTCGGGAGTGGAAACGTCCTGAAACCGAATCCCACGATGGGCGGCGAGGATATGGCCTATTACCTCCGCGAACGGCCCGGTTGCTTTTTCTGGCTGGGGAGCCGGGCTGCCGATAAAGACGCGTCCTACCCCGGTCACAACCCTCGCTTCAACATCGTCGAGGACTGCATGCCGATTGGCGTGAACATCCTCGTCGGCGTGGTCGACAAATACCTGGCCGATTACGCTTAG